Genomic DNA from Ctenopharyngodon idella isolate HZGC_01 chromosome 1, HZGC01, whole genome shotgun sequence:
GCAGACAGCTCAAAGGGTTTGAATGCAGCAGTAGTCCTCTTACTGGATGATGCTGATAAGGTGCTTGGTGCTGAGAGCTCTCCTAATCCCAGTGTGGGTCCTGATGAGAACCTTCCTCCTGCCCTGCCATGATAACCGGATGCTCCTGTCCCTGATCAAACCTGTTTGCTTTGCAGCAGGAATGTCCTTCAGGCTCCATCACACACAACACTCATTCTGCCAAGAGTTTATGTATGTGTGAGCCAGAAGGTACCTGGAAACATTTTGATttagctttaaaaaagaaacgGCAACAAAATTTCAGGGCTGTCAACAgattaaaaaatgaatcaaataatgtctttttaaggaaaaaaataacaaatgattttatatatatatatatatagagagagagagagagagagagagagagagagaaagagaaacgaCTATAAGGttacaaaagtgaattttgtgaAAGTTCAAGTGAAAGTTGATTTTCACCccttgttttcattgttttttgattgcataactttaattaaataaaaccttctttttttttttttttttttttttttttttaaacacccCTTTGGACAAATTTGATGtcaataatacaataatttagCCCCACTGATGAAGAAGTAGGGGTGTATTACACAAAACATGCTGGGAAACACTAATATAGCTCTAAATTAATGTCTACAATGATTTAAATCCTTGTGAGACAAGCAAATACGCGAACAACCTAAAATGTTCTTCTTTGCTCtttctgttttcaaaattaCACAAAACAGGAAGACAAGCAGGAAGTGGTAAAACAGATCATCTATGCAATCAAGACAATGCTAGATAGTTTTGAAGGAGACACACTGAAAATATCTGTAGGTTAAGTACGTAGAATTATTTTAGACTAAACGTGGGACTAGATAAGATAAAGGGTGAGATGAGAATGTGTGAGATTTCCAATGTATGGTCAACAAGTTGAGAGGTTGGCGACCTTACAGCTGCGCAGTCATCACCGTCTTTTACCATGACAAGATCAGGTGCCATCAAACTCAGCATTGTCTTCTTTCTCACCTTCATCTTGTGCCTACCAGAGTTTTTTCCAAGTAAGTAAAAATAGCAAAGTAAGATGGTTTGGGGTCCTCGTGTAAGCGTGAGTGAGGGAAATGTGGCACTGGTGTGGGTTTGTGTGAGCACGTGTGTTTAAGAGAAAAGCATGTTCAAAAGGAAATGTTTGTATGATTGACAGCATGAGTAAACTTCAGTATTGTCCATGTCTTTTAGAGATATATGTTATGGTGCACTGTTAATGTACCTTCAGTATGTctacattttaacaatattaaactttaaaacaGGCTACAACAGTTGGCACTCTGTTTCAGGTGATCACACCATTGTGGTCTGGACGTGTTATGAGGTGTTAAAAACCACtgagtgtatttgtgtgtgtgtgtgtgtgtgtgtgtgtgtgtgtgtgtgtgtgtgtgtgtgtagggtaAAACTTTGGATTCTATTCACACATAGCATATACATTATcaatacatgtttgtttttatggttttagacAGTCTCTGAGCAAATTACCCAGAGTCATCCTTACTCTGTCCTGCTTATACAAGCCATAAACCTTATGTAGGCCTACAGCACAAAACTGTTCGGTTGGTTTGTTAGGTTTTTAACTTTTAGAAAGGAAATGTCACTCTAATTTGCCAACATAACAGAAAACCACTCTTGTGTTTGAGTAAACAGGAAGAGCAACTTCTGAAAAtattatacatacagtatatatacagtatacacagtATACATACTTGAGAATAGCTTCAGTTTTTGCTGTAACCTATTGTACCTGTTCTGTTAGTGTTTGTGGAGTTTAAGTAATGCTTAAttgattagatttttatttttaatttaatacagttaTTGCTATTATTGGTCGCACCACATGATGTGTGGTCGCTCCAAATGACACGAAGACCTttggattagttcacccaaaaatgaaaattatgtcatttattactcaccctcatgtcgttctacacccgtaagaccttcattcatcttcgaaacacaaattaaggtatttttgatgaaaaccgATGGCTCAaagaggcctctattgccagtaagataattaacactttcagatgcccagaaagctactaaaaacatatttaaaacagttcatgcgaatacagtggttctacctaaAGTGACGAGAACagtttttgtgcgccaaaaaaactcattaacgacttttcaacaatatatagtgatggccgattgcaaaacactgcttcgtgaagcttcgaagctttatgaatcttttgtttcgaatcagtgattcagagcgccaaagtcacatgatttcagtaaatgaggctttgttacgtcgtAAGTGTTTCGGAATTTCAATAGTTtacgtgactttagcagtttgatacacaaaccgaaccactgattcaaaacaaaacatttgtaaagcttcgaagcaatgttttgaaattgcccatcactagatattgttgaaaagtcgttattttgatttggggttttttggcacacaaaaagtattctcattatattgtcttttttgcttcaaatcatagtttgtaatgttatgattcacctcctagctgattggcttggttcatggcttttttaaaatccccatgggaaaaattaatggaaaaaatacttccggaaccaGCAAAGCTGAGAAAGGGGGCAGACAGTGTTGCActctattgctgtgatctcacgtgggtgacaggttgtcccactCTCCTGTTGggaaacacatcatcagagaacagacattgctgcaagagggaggggaagttattttgactAAAGATTACAAGgacacatgtatttaaaaaaaaaaaaaaaatgatttgcacgaataaattatttataataaatattgcaatattccataaaaacaatgcTATAAAACCATATAAAACCAACATGATAGACTACATTTTTAAGAACAATTGGCACATGGGTTTAAACTTGAAGGATTTTCCTTTTCACTGAATTGCACTGTATTGCACATaaccttttcttcttcttttttctattCTCAGACACATCACAAATTCAGTTTCTCTGTGAGCCTTTTGACCCTTGCACACCCAAAAATGATGCACAAGTATGTGGTCAAGCTGACCCTCCATGTGCAACAGAACTTACAAATTCCAGCAGTCAACACAGACATGATGAAGGATGGTATCTGTGTAAGGCTGAAATGGATTTGTGGCTTCTCCACAACAATACCTCACCGTCAGGTAGGcagttgttttattaatattttatttgtgaaatttactgcTGCTTGTTGTTTATTGTCTACAATAATAaccaataacaataacaactgTGTGCATTTCATAGGAGAGGATGTGATGGTGGTTCTGACAATGAAGGCAGGCAATCTCTCTGAATGGATCATTAGTGTATTTGCGTTTCTCAACAACACAGATCTATACACTGGACCCCAAAATGATCAGAGACTATTCTACTGCTACCTCCCACCAGACAACAGCACATGTCCAGATCTGAacatgtccacagaagaacGTACACAAGAAAACCCCAGTCCTCCAATACAAAACGCCtccattttaaaaaacacttcTTCTGCCAAACCAATTACCCCTTCGCTCAAAACAACTACAATATCTTTCCAAGTAACAGCTTCTGTACTTGAGCTAAAGTGCCAAACAGCTAGCAGCAGTTTCCTCTTTTACTACCAGGAGCACAATGAAACAGCAAGATCTGCTGCGTTACCAGttacaagaacaaaaaaaagtgagaaaCTGTCAGAAAACTATCCCACAATGCCATACTACACACAAAACGATAATAAACCAGATTTTAACATTAAGTCTAGGGggccaaaataattaaaaataacattatcccatctaacagggaacattctcagaacattGGCTAACATTCTGTCAAGGTTCTCTTAAAGTTATTGTATTGTactgtattgtattatatatctTTATTGTCCACCAAGGTGGAAAATTGTCTTTGGCTCACCAGCACATAAAATAGCTATACATGTagtgttaaaaacaacaaaaacataacaaaaaaaacaaaaaaaacagactgcTGTCATTTGGCTTATCAAACACTTGCGGAATTGAGAATTTTGATAGCGTTTGGAATGAATGATcgcttaaacacatttttattcgCAAGAGGTATTCTGTAGCGCCTACCTGATTTCAAGGGCTCAAATTGGCTAAAAAGAGGGTGAGAACTATCTGCAAGGATACTCCTCGCCTTCTTACTTGCCCTTTCAGCATAAAGTTGTCCTAAGGGCTTCTGTGGTCTGCCAACAATTTTGCTTGCCATTGACACAATTCTGGTGAGTTTATTCTTAGATCTACAGTTTAAATGTTCATACCAGGCAGGGATATGAAAAGACAATACACTCTCCACAATAGATTTGTAAATAAGTTCTAAAATATGCTGACTAACTCCAAGGCCGCTGAGTTGTCTTAGAAGAAATAATCGCTGTGAACATCTTTTAAAGACGTACTCAGAATTATCAACAAAGCTCACCTGTGAATCCAGGATTGAGCCAAGATATTTAAAATTCTCCACAATTTCTACTTGTTGACCCACAAGTGAAATTGGCTGGATTGTCATTTCTCTTTTTGTGCACATAATTaattcttttgtcttcatgaCATTAATTTCTAGTTGGCTAAAATGACGCCAAGTTTCAAGGGCCTTAGTGTGAGCCAAATAGGCAACAtcatttaaagagttagttttATCCAATAGGCCAACTAAGGCCATATCATCtgcatattttaataatctaaaatgTTCCTCCTCAATGGAAAACTCAttagtaaataaagaaaaaagcacAGGGGAAAGAACACAGCCTTGTGGGCAACCTGTGCTTAAAGTGAGCACATCTGACATAATACCTCTGACACAGACCctctgtatataaa
This window encodes:
- the si:dkey-192k22.2 gene encoding uncharacterized protein si:dkey-192k22.2, which encodes MTRSGAIKLSIVFFLTFILCLPEFFPNTSQIQFLCEPFDPCTPKNDAQVCGQADPPCATELTNSSSQHRHDEGWYLCKAEMDLWLLHNNTSPSGEDVMVVLTMKAGNLSEWIISVFAFLNNTDLYTGPQNDQRLFYCYLPPDNSTCPDLNMSTEERTQENPSPPIQNASILKNTSSAKPITPSLKTTTISFQVTASVLELKCQTASSSFLFYYQEHNETARSAALPVTRTKKKGWCLITSVWLAMVLTVVVVTLLSTGCMILKSKNRKYQLFTLVPVSASGHQLSNQTENLRNNVPNVSIAMCSMSDDDDVFSEISSVQNRTEENQLKVADLMCKKRLSPIFEITETLLDENEEEEQCNASETKEDFKKSHQVQHLAAQSNCETSTYLHHRSFSCSGHEGDGEL